The nucleotide sequence GGCAAAATCCCAGAAGAGGAGTTCAGTTATTTAGAAATAATAGAACGAAACGGAAAAAATCTTTTAACACTGATCAACGATATACTTGATATTTCGCGTATCGAAGCCGGTCGTGAAGAAATTGAAATCACTGAGTTTAATGCCAGTCACGCAATTGCCGAAGTGGTGTCGATGATACAACCACAGGCGCAACAACAGGATACGGAGCTACTCTACGAATCAAAAGAAAGTGAAATAATTATAAACAGTGATGTTAATAAATTTCGACATGTGTTACAAAATATAGTCGCTAATGCAATTAAATTTACTGTAGAAGGCATTGTTGAGATTTTTGTTTCTCAACGCGAAAATAGTATTGAAATAATTGTGAAAGACACCGGGATAGGGATTCCAAAAGAGCATCTTCCGTATATTTTTGATGAGTTCAGGCAGGCTGATGGCAGCACTTCGAGAAGGTTTGGTGGAACAGGCCTGGGACTGTCCATTTCTAAAAAATATGCCAACCTGCTCGGAGGAACCATCACTGTAAAAAGCGAACCCGATGTGGGCTCGGAATTCACACTCAAGCTACCTATACGATATTCTATTGAAAACCAGATAAAGGAACAGATAAAAACGGACAATCGAAATTTGGAAACGAATAGGTCAGTGCGCCAGATTGATTGCGATTTAACCGAAAAGACAATTCTGCTGGTTGAAGACAATGAATCGGCAATCATTCAGATAAAGGACCTCATAGAGGACATAGGATGTAAAATTCAGATTGCCCACGATGCAATTGAGGCATTCGCAATCATTGATCAGGCGATACCTGATGCTATGATACTTGATCTGATGATGCCTGATGTTGATGGGTTTAAGATATTAGAAATCTTGCGCAATGCGGAGCCTACCGCTCATATCCCGGTATTGATACTGACAGCAAAGCATATTACGAAAGACGAACTAAAACACCTGAAAAGAAACAACATACATCAACTCATTCAAAAAGGCCATATTAAGCGACTTGAACTTCAGCAAGCTGTTGCGAATATGCTGAGACCCTACGAGGTCAAGGAAGATCAATTGTCGAAAAAGTCTCCACTAATCGAAGGCAAACAGGTAGTTCTGGTGGTTGAAGACAACCCAGATAACATGACTACTGTAAAAGCGCTATTGGAAGACCATCATACTGTTTTAGAAGCCGTCAATGCTCATGAAGGAATAGAAATGGCAAAGCAGTATTTACCAAATCTTGTTCTGATGGATATTGCTTTACCAGATATCAACGGTATAGAGGCCTTTAAGAAGATAAGAAAAATGCCCCAGTTGCAGCATATACCTGTTATCGCTTTAACCGCCAGCGTTATGAAACATGATCGCGAAACCATCCTGTCACATGGCTTTGACGCCTTCATAGCCAAGCCTATCATCGCAAATGAATTCTTCATAGTAATAAATGAGGTGCTATATGGAAAATAGGAAGATTAAAATATTGGCAGTTGATGATAACAGGGACAATCTGGTTACTTTAAAAGCATTGATCATGGATGCTTTTTCTGAAGCTGTGGTATTGACAGCTCTAAGCGGAAAACAAGGGTTTGATCTGGCAGAAGCTGAAGACCCGGATGTGATTCTTCTAGACATCATTATGCCTGGAATGGACGGCTTTGAAGTATGCACAAGACTAAAATCAAATAATGAGCTGCGTGATATACCCGTTGTTTTTGTCACAGCTCTTAAAGGCGACAAAGAAAATCGAGTAAAAGCGCTAGAATGCGGTGCGGAGGCATTTCTATCAAAACCCATTGATGAAAGCGAACTGACTGCACAGGTTCGGGCTATGCTCAAAATCAGAGCCGCAAATATCAAAAAACGTGATGAAAAAGAATTTCTTGCTGCGCTGGTAGAAGAAAAAACCAGAGAACTGAAGGACTCAAACTCAAAAACTTTGCAATTATTAGAAGATTTAAAGAAAGAACAGACATTAATCAAGGCTATATTCGATAGTATACCAGGCTATTTGTATGTGTATGATGAAAACGGAAAGCTCATAAAATGGAATAAAAATCATGAGACAATGACAGGATTTTCAGCGGAAGAACTGTCCCATATGACCCTCGAAAAATGGTTTGATCAGGAAGATATTCTAAAGGTAAACACGGCGGTTCATGACGTTTTCGAAAAAGGATACGGCGAGGTTGAAGCACAGCTGATTTTAAAAAACGGAGAAAAAATGTTAACTCGTTCAAGTGGTGTCCCTCTCGTTTTGGATGGACATAAATACTTCACCGGTATCGGAGTTGATATTACCGAAATCAAGAAAACTGAAATACAGCTGAAGCAATATATGGATGATTTATTGGAGTCGCAACGGATTGCCCGTTTAGGGACATGGAGACTGGATTTTGCAACGAATCAAGTTGTTTGGTCGGAAGAGCTTTATAAAATGTATGGATTTGATCCATCAAGCCCACCTCCACCCTACACAGAGTATATGAAGTTATTCACTCCGGCAAGCTGGGATAATTTATCAACCGCTCTCGAGTTAACAAGCACTGTGGGAACACCATACGAGCTGGAATTAGAAACTTTATCCAAAGACGGATTGAATGGATGGATATGGGTACGGGGCGAGGCAATAATTGACTCGAATGGTAATATTGTTGGACTCCGGGGAGCAGCTCGGGATATAACAGCATACAAAAAGGTTCAAAACGAATTGAAGCAAAGTGAGGAAAAATTCCAACTTCTCTTTGAAAAAGCACCTCTTGGTTATCTGGCTTTAGACTCCGAAGGCTGTTTTATTGAAGTTAATCAGAAATGGCTGGATACATTTGGATATACTAAGGAGGAGGTTATCGGTACATGGCTTGGTGATCTCCTCTGCCCTGAATATGTGGACGCATTTCGTCAGCGCTTCCAATTATTCAAAGCGCAGGGTTTTATCCAAAGCGAAGTTGAGATTCTGAGTAAAGACGGCAGGCGGATACTAATAGCCTTCGAAGGCAAAATTGCTTATGAGGCCAATGGAACGTTTAAGCAGACCCATGGCATCATGAGAGATATTACCGATCAAAGAAAAGCCGAGAAGGCTTTGATAGAAAGTGAAGAGCGCTATAGGCAACTGAGCCAACAAACCCGAACGTTCACTTGGGAAGTTGATGAACAAGGTCTGTATACTTTTGTCGATCATCTGATTGAGGAAGTTCTAGGGTACCGTCCTGAAGAACTGATTCAAAAGAAACATTTTTACGACCTATGTCCAGAAGAAGAGCGAGAGGATCTTAAGCTGACTGCCTTTGATATATTCGAACGAAAAGACCTGTTTCGTGACATGGAAAATAAATCATTAACAAAAACTGGGGATATGGTGGTTCTCTCTACCGATGGTTTTCCGATTTTAAATGATGATGGGAGCTTGCGAGGTTATCGCGGCAGCGATACC is from Alkalibacter saccharofermentans DSM 14828 and encodes:
- a CDS encoding PAS domain S-box protein, encoding MENRKIKILAVDDNRDNLVTLKALIMDAFSEAVVLTALSGKQGFDLAEAEDPDVILLDIIMPGMDGFEVCTRLKSNNELRDIPVVFVTALKGDKENRVKALECGAEAFLSKPIDESELTAQVRAMLKIRAANIKKRDEKEFLAALVEEKTRELKDSNSKTLQLLEDLKKEQTLIKAIFDSIPGYLYVYDENGKLIKWNKNHETMTGFSAEELSHMTLEKWFDQEDILKVNTAVHDVFEKGYGEVEAQLILKNGEKMLTRSSGVPLVLDGHKYFTGIGVDITEIKKTEIQLKQYMDDLLESQRIARLGTWRLDFATNQVVWSEELYKMYGFDPSSPPPPYTEYMKLFTPASWDNLSTALELTSTVGTPYELELETLSKDGLNGWIWVRGEAIIDSNGNIVGLRGAARDITAYKKVQNELKQSEEKFQLLFEKAPLGYLALDSEGCFIEVNQKWLDTFGYTKEEVIGTWLGDLLCPEYVDAFRQRFQLFKAQGFIQSEVEILSKDGRRILIAFEGKIAYEANGTFKQTHGIMRDITDQRKAEKALIESEERYRQLSQQTRTFTWEVDEQGLYTFVDHLIEEVLGYRPEELIQKKHFYDLCPEEEREDLKLTAFDIFERKDLFRDMENKSLTKTGDMVVLSTDGFPILNDDGSLRGYRGSDTDVTARKQTEEALRKSEERFRVAQEISPDGFTILHPVRNETGEIIDFTFVYENQAVARFNQTDTQKVIGKRLLDLFPAHSETSFYETYKHVANTGNSQILEDVNVGEVASRPIWLRLVVVSMGEDIAIAAQDITERKKAEEKLLYLSNHDHLTGLYNRRFFEIMLNNLDTKENLPLSIIMCDVNGLKLVNDSFGHDSGDALLKKAAETIKKSCREKDFIARIGGDEFAILLPKTSAQESSEIANHINKMAFKEKVSNVELSISSGYDTKTTDKQSLIEIIANAENHMYRHKLYERSSIRSKTIDLIMNTLFEKSKREAAHSNRVGSICQAIASKMNLDKDAINQMKIAGLIHDIGKIGIDEKILNKPGNLTIDEKSEIERHPEIGWRLLSSTNEFSELAQFVLNHHEKWDGSGYPNGLKGEAIQLGARIIAVADAYDAMTSDRSYRKGLSKEEAIKELTRCSGSQFDPNIVKVFVNRVLPFIGVIDI